The following coding sequences lie in one Rothia sp. SD9660Na genomic window:
- a CDS encoding acyl-CoA carboxylase subunit epsilon, giving the protein MATPNPLSLLGFGKKPAPASAHAEDRGQDAGEQQAPTPAFSVVRGNPTEEELAALTSVVVALQAQADSQQETALEIWQRRLNHTQRLGMRLRPGPGSWKRARPQ; this is encoded by the coding sequence TCGGCAAGAAGCCGGCACCGGCGTCCGCCCATGCAGAAGACCGGGGGCAGGACGCCGGTGAACAGCAGGCACCCACCCCCGCGTTTTCAGTAGTGCGGGGTAACCCCACCGAAGAAGAGCTGGCTGCGCTGACCAGCGTCGTGGTGGCTCTGCAGGCCCAGGCCGACTCCCAGCAGGAGACCGCGCTGGAAATATGGCAGCGCCGCCTCAACCACACCCAGCGCCTAGGTATGCGACTGCGCCCAGGGCCAGGCTCCTGGAAGCGGGCCCGCCCCCAGTAG
- a CDS encoding DUF885 domain-containing protein, whose protein sequence is MTLHPDLPEIFKADRTQTKVDRIANDYYEKTLELDPAAATIEGRKGRETEYPDYSPAGTQAEIDLARATLEALESVEPADDIDRVTIDAMRERLGLKLELHQAGLGDWELNNIASPVQGIRAIFDLMNRETAEDWGHIAGRLGNVAEAVRGYIETLEAARISGKVAAVRQVDIVIEQVATYVAEGGFFDALASEVAEAAPEQADRATQGAASAKEGYRELLTYLKDTLRPDAPEADAVGRERYSLYSRQFVGTTLDLEETYAWGIEELGRIIAAQQEVAEAIKPGATIDEAKALLDADPKRTLNGTDELQAWMQKLSDAAVDYLAQEHFTIEGPLRKLECMIAPTQEGGIYYTGPSADFERAGRMWWSVPEGEDTFGTWRETSTVYHEGVPGHHLQVAYATAMAEALNQWRANAVWVSGHGEGWALYAERLMDELGYLSDPGDRMGMLDAQRLRAARVVFDIGLHCGFEIPERWVTELGIEPGIWDAEKGYKFLEANLDISEGQRRFEFLRYLGWPGQAPSYKVGERVWLQLREDARAAGVSDRDFHTRALKLGSVGLDTLRRALAV, encoded by the coding sequence ATGACACTACACCCAGATTTACCCGAAATTTTTAAGGCCGACCGCACCCAGACCAAGGTCGACCGTATTGCCAACGACTACTACGAGAAGACCCTGGAACTAGACCCGGCAGCGGCCACTATCGAGGGCCGCAAGGGGCGGGAAACCGAGTACCCCGACTACTCCCCCGCCGGCACCCAGGCCGAGATCGACCTAGCCCGTGCAACCTTAGAAGCTCTTGAGTCCGTTGAACCGGCTGATGATATCGACCGGGTCACCATCGATGCTATGCGCGAACGGCTGGGGCTGAAACTTGAACTTCACCAAGCTGGCTTGGGCGACTGGGAACTCAACAACATCGCATCCCCTGTTCAGGGCATCCGAGCTATCTTTGACCTGATGAACCGCGAAACTGCCGAAGATTGGGGGCACATTGCTGGCCGCCTGGGTAATGTCGCAGAGGCGGTTCGCGGTTATATCGAGACCCTAGAAGCCGCCCGCATCTCAGGTAAGGTGGCAGCGGTTCGTCAGGTCGATATCGTTATCGAGCAGGTAGCCACCTACGTTGCAGAGGGCGGTTTCTTCGACGCTCTGGCAAGCGAGGTAGCCGAAGCTGCCCCCGAGCAGGCCGACCGTGCTACCCAGGGGGCGGCGTCCGCCAAGGAAGGCTACCGCGAACTTCTTACCTACCTCAAAGACACCCTGCGCCCCGACGCACCCGAGGCAGATGCTGTGGGCCGCGAGCGCTACTCCCTTTACTCCCGTCAGTTTGTAGGCACCACCCTCGATCTGGAGGAGACCTACGCCTGGGGTATCGAGGAACTGGGCCGGATTATCGCAGCCCAGCAGGAGGTTGCCGAAGCCATCAAGCCCGGTGCCACCATTGACGAGGCAAAGGCCCTGCTCGATGCTGACCCCAAACGCACCCTCAACGGCACCGATGAGCTCCAGGCCTGGATGCAGAAGCTGTCCGACGCCGCCGTTGACTACCTAGCCCAAGAGCACTTCACCATCGAAGGCCCCCTGCGCAAGCTCGAGTGCATGATTGCCCCCACCCAGGAGGGCGGTATCTACTACACTGGCCCGTCCGCCGACTTTGAGCGTGCCGGTCGTATGTGGTGGTCGGTGCCCGAAGGTGAAGATACCTTTGGCACCTGGCGAGAGACCTCAACCGTCTACCACGAGGGTGTGCCCGGCCACCACCTGCAGGTTGCCTACGCCACCGCTATGGCCGAGGCTCTGAACCAGTGGCGGGCTAACGCTGTGTGGGTTTCGGGCCACGGCGAGGGTTGGGCTCTGTATGCTGAGCGTCTCATGGACGAGCTGGGCTACCTCTCTGACCCCGGCGACCGCATGGGTATGCTCGATGCCCAGCGCCTGCGCGCTGCCCGCGTGGTCTTCGACATCGGCCTGCACTGCGGCTTTGAGATCCCCGAACGCTGGGTCACTGAGCTGGGTATCGAGCCGGGCATCTGGGACGCAGAGAAGGGCTATAAGTTCCTGGAAGCCAACCTCGATATCTCTGAGGGTCAGCGCCGCTTCGAGTTCCTGCGCTACCTGGGCTGGCCGGGTCAGGCCCCCTCCTACAAGGTGGGTGAGCGAGTTTGGTTGCAGCTGCGTGAGGACGCCCGTGCCGCCGGAGTCTCTGACCGCGACTTCCACACCCGGGCGCTCAAACTGGGCTCAGTCGGGCTTGATACCCTGCGCCGGGCACTAGCTGTTTAG